The following nucleotide sequence is from candidate division WOR-3 bacterium.
ACGCGATGCCGACACCGGTGTCTTCGACCCGAAGTACCGCATAGTCTTTCTCTCGCTCCACTCGCAGTTCTACATGTCCTTCTTCGGTGTAGCGGAGTGCATTGTCCAGAAGGTTGGAGATTACCTGCTGAAGCCGAAATCGGTCCGCCTCGACCAGCACTGGTTCAGCAGCAAGCAGAATCAGCTTCAGGCCCTTGGCTGCATAGCGCGGCCGGAACATTTCTGTTTCCTCGCGGGCCAGTTCGCTCAAGTCCACTGTCTCGAGCTCCAGCTTGAACTCCGGCTCTTCCAGCTCGGATAGTTGCGCGAGATCGGCCACAAGCCGCACGAGTCTTTCCGTGTGCCGGCGCACGATTTCCAGATACCGCTTGCCTTCTTCTGAGACCGACCCTTCTAGCGTTTCCAGGTATCCCTGAATCGCGGTCAGAGGCGTACGGAGTTCGTGCGAAGCCGCGGCCGCAAGGTCGCGCTTCATCCGGGTTGCAGCCTTGAGCTCCGTGATGTCGTGCAGGGTGACGACTGTCTCCTGAGTTGGCCGAATGAAGGATGCGTTGCAGACATAGGTACGGCCTGATACTTCCACTTCGTTTGTGTGCGGTTCGTGCCCCACACCGACCGAACGCAGGAATTCGCCCAGGCGGAACTCGCGGGTTATTTCCCAGTGATACCGGCCGACAACATCGCGGTCTCCGGCAATCCGGATGAAGCTGGCGTTGGCCAGTTTCACTTGTCCGGTTGCGTCCAATACCACGATGCCTTCCTGAATGGAGTTGATGATACGGTCAAGCGTTTCCCGCTGGTTGTTCAGGATACGGGACATCACTTCGAGCCGGGCCGCGGTTTCGTTGAAGGTGCGGCTGAGTTCGCCGAGTTCATCGGCTGCACCCGGGTCGGCTCTGACGCCGAACTCGCCGGACCCCAGCCGGCGAAAAGCCCGCACGAGCGTTGACACCGGCCGGGAAAGCTCTGAAGAGTACAGCAGGGCCGCAGCGATCGCGAAAAGAAGGATTGCCAAGGCGGCGACGAGGATGCGAACTGTAAGACTGTGGAGGGCAGCGTTCACCGGCCCGATGTCAGTGCTGGCCCTGATATAACCCGTTACAACCCCGGCTTCCTTCACGGCCAGAGCGTAGTAGAGCATCTCGCGGCCGGTGGTGCGACTGACTCGCAGTGAAGAACCCTGACCTGATGCTCGTGCCGCGATTATTTCCGGCCGTTCGCGGTGGTTTTCCATTGAATCCGGGTCGGCTTCGGTGTCCGCGAGTACCCGACCGAGCGAGTCAATCACGGTGATGCGCGTGCCGGCGGCGAGGGATAACTGCTCTAGTACTGAGTCAGATTCCGCGGTCCGGCCCTGCTTGAGTATCGGTCGGACCACTTCGGCGAGGATTGTTGCCTCGCGACGAAGCCCCTGTTCCAGAGTTGCCATATGGTTGCGGCGTACCGTGGTCAGACTGAGCATCAGCACCGCGGCCAGGGTGACAATCAGAACAAGCAGGTGGCCGCCGAAGACGCGGATGAAGAACGATTTCACTCTTTTTCCGTTGCCTCGCTCTGGCAGTGCTTGATGTTCTCACCCTGAGCAATGTAGATGGCTTCTTCTGAGATATTGGTCGCCAAGTCCGCCACCCGCTCAAGGTTCAGGGTTATCATTATCAGTCGCAGGGCTCGCTCGACTGTTTCCGGGTCGCGTTTCATGTACTCCACCAGCTCCTTAGTTATGAGACTCTTCAGTTCATCAACTGAGGAGTCGCGGCGGCACACATCGCGCGCCTGTTCCGGCCGGGCGTGCACAAAGGCATCCAGGCTGTCGTGTAGCATCGCCACGGTCTGGTCGGCCATCTTAGGAAGGTCAATGAGTGGTTTGACTTCGGGCCGGTCAACAAGATACAGCGCGGCTTCGCAAATGTTCACCGCATGGTCACCAATCCGTTCCAGGTCGCCGGCCAGTTTTATGCAGGAGATAATCGTGCGCAGGTTTGACGCTTCGGGCTGGTAAAGAGCAATAAGCCCGATTGCGGCATCTTCATTCTCTACCTCCAGGCGGTTGACACGCGGCTCCAGTTCGTTGATTAC
It contains:
- a CDS encoding ATP-binding protein; translated protein: MKSFFIRVFGGHLLVLIVTLAAVLMLSLTTVRRNHMATLEQGLRREATILAEVVRPILKQGRTAESDSVLEQLSLAAGTRITVIDSLGRVLADTEADPDSMENHRERPEIIAARASGQGSSLRVSRTTGREMLYYALAVKEAGVVTGYIRASTDIGPVNAALHSLTVRILVAALAILLFAIAAALLYSSELSRPVSTLVRAFRRLGSGEFGVRADPGAADELGELSRTFNETAARLEVMSRILNNQRETLDRIINSIQEGIVVLDATGQVKLANASFIRIAGDRDVVGRYHWEITREFRLGEFLRSVGVGHEPHTNEVEVSGRTYVCNASFIRPTQETVVTLHDITELKAATRMKRDLAAAASHELRTPLTAIQGYLETLEGSVSEEGKRYLEIVRRHTERLVRLVADLAQLSELEEPEFKLELETVDLSELAREETEMFRPRYAAKGLKLILLAAEPVLVEADRFRLQQVISNLLDNALRYTEEGHVELRVEREKDYAVLRVEDTGVGIASEHLPRIFERFYVVDRARSRKTGGTGLGLAIVRHIVELHQGRIEVESTPGKGTAFTIRLSAHPSA
- the phoU gene encoding phosphate signaling complex protein PhoU encodes the protein MTVLEGKLNELKERVFEMASLVEEMLASGIRGLVKREPALCHKVINELEPRVNRLEVENEDAAIGLIALYQPEASNLRTIISCIKLAGDLERIGDHAVNICEAALYLVDRPEVKPLIDLPKMADQTVAMLHDSLDAFVHARPEQARDVCRRDSSVDELKSLITKELVEYMKRDPETVERALRLIMITLNLERVADLATNISEEAIYIAQGENIKHCQSEATEKE